A DNA window from Zingiber officinale cultivar Zhangliang chromosome 3A, Zo_v1.1, whole genome shotgun sequence contains the following coding sequences:
- the LOC122053369 gene encoding ACT domain-containing protein ACR8-like, whose protein sequence is MTWPAYLNEYEKLVIRMDTPRVVIDNAVCPTATLVKVDSARKHGILLEAVQVLTDLNLSIKKAYISSDCRWFMDVFHVTDQFGSKLTDESVISYLEQSLDTEESDFERPIGAEGYTTLELAGADRPGLLSEVFAVLADLGCGVVDAKVWTHNGRIACLISIHDVLSGASIDYDSPRILHIESRLLHVLKGDHGVCGARAAVSSAAICHPDRRLHQIMFADRDYDRTSSPLTTTLSSSFPAVSIQNWIERGYTVVTVQCLDRPKLLFDVVCTLTDMEYVVFHGTIDTDGNIAHQEFYMRHKDGSPISSGAERQRMIQCLQAAIERRSIKGQRLELYMEDRPGLLSEVTRTLRENGLLVTRAEVSTKGDMTLAMFYVTDASGQPADPGVIDAVRQRIGPDCLIVEEKRPQFRRHEVAQGSGGVGVGLFYLGNLFWRNLYNLGLIKSFS, encoded by the exons ATGACCTGGCCGGCGTATTTGAATGAGTACGAGAAGCTCGTCATTCGGATGGACACCCCCAG GGTTGTGATCGACAATGCCGTTTGCCCCACCGCGACTCTCGTGAAG GTCGACAGCGCCAGGAAGCATGGCATCCTCCTCGAAGCCGTGCAGGTCCTCACCGATCTCAATCTCTCCATCAAGAAGGCCTACATCTCCTCCGACTGCCGTTGGTTCATGGACGTCTTCCACGTCACCGACCAGTTTGGCAGCAAGCTCACCGACGAGAGCGTCATCTCTTACCTCGAGCAG TCTTTGGACACGGAGGAGAGCGATTTCGAGCGACCCATTGGCGCCGAGGGCTACACTACCCTCGAGCTCGCCGGCGCCGACCGCCCGGGCCTACTCTCGGAGGTATTCGCGGTCCTCGCAGACCTCGGTTGTGGCGTAGTCGACGCGAAGGTGTGGACCCACAACGGCCGCATCGCGTGCCTCATCTCCATCCACGACGTGCTCTCCGGCGCGTCAATCGACTACGACTCCCCCCGGATCCTCCACATCGAGTCCCGCCTCCTCCACGTCCTGAAGGGCGACCACGGCGTCTGCGGCGCCAGAGCCGCCGTCTCTTCCGCGGCGATCTGCCATCCCGACCGCCGCCTTCACCAAATAATGTTCGCCGATCGCGACTACGACCGCACATCTTCGCCGTTAACGACAACACTGTCTTCCTCGTTCCCTGCCGTCTCTATTCAAAACTGGATCGAAAGGGGTTACACCGTAGTCACCGTGCAATGCCTCGATCGCCCGAAGCTACTCTTCGACGTGGTCTGTACGCTCACAGACATGGAATACGTCGTGTTCCACGGCACCATCGACACTGACGGCAATATTGCTCATCAG GAGTTCTACATGAGGCATAAAGACGGCAGCCCGATCAGTTCCGGAGCAGAGAGGCAAAGAATGATTCAATGCTTGCAAGCAGCCATCGAGAGGAGATCAATAAAG GGGCAAAGGCTAGAATTGTACATGGAGGATCGCCCGGGACTCCTCTCGGAGGTAACTCGAACACTTCGAGAGAACGGTTTGCTGGTCACGAGAGCAGAGGTGTCGACCAAGGGAGATATGACCTTGGCCATGTTCTACGTGACGGACGCCTCCGGGCAACCAGCGGATCCCGGGGTCATCGACGCAGTCCGGCAAAGGATAGGTCCCGATTGCCTAATAGTGGAGGAGAAACGGCCCCAGTTCCGGCGCCACGAGGTGGCGCAGGGGTCGGGTGGCGTCGGCGTTGGGCTGTTCTACTTGGGAAATCTATTCTGGAGGAATTTGTATAATTTGGGACTGATCAAGTCCTTTTCATAG
- the LOC122053367 gene encoding 3-phosphoshikimate 1-carboxyvinyltransferase 2 produces the protein MAQAAMAKGVAVNPALLSYGSGGSRKPSPVPSSLRVGMIAKHGHLGSLKAGHSRSKWNQLRVSASVAVAAEKPSAASEIVLQPIKEISGTVKLPGSKSLSNRILLLAALSEGTTVVDNLLNSDDVRYMLAALKTLGLSVEDDAETKRSIVIGCAGHFPAGKASSDEVKLFLGNAGTAMRPLTAAVTAAGGNASYVLDGVPRMRERPIGDLVDGLKQLGADVDCFLGTNCPPVRVNAKGGLPGGKVKLSGSISSQYLSALLMAAPLAQGDVEIEIIDKLISIPYVEMTLKLMERFGVKVEHSDNWERFFIKGAQKYKSPGNAYVEGDASSASYFLAGAAVTGGTVTVEGCGTTSLQGDVKFAEVLEKMGAKVSWTENTVTVTGPPRDPSKKHLRGIDVNMNKMPDVAMTLAVVALFADGPTAIRDVASWRVKETERMIAICTELRKLGATVEEGPDYCIITPPEKLNVTAIDTYDDHRMAMAFSIAACSDVPVTINDPGCTRKTFPDYFDVLQRFSKN, from the exons atggcgCAGGCGGCTATGGCGAAGGGAGTGGCGGTGAACCCTGCGCTGTTGTCGTATGGTTCTGGCGGATCTCGTAAGCCGTCGCCCGTTCCTTCTTCTCTCCGTGTCGGAATGATAGCCAAGCACGGACATTTAGGTAGCTTGAAGGCGGGGCATAGCCGGAGTAAATGGAATCAACTTCGAGTTTCGGCCTCTGTCGCGGTGGCAGCTGAGAAACCGTCAGCGGCGTCGGAGATCGTGCTTCAGCCGATTAAGGAGATCTCCGGAACGGTTAAACTCCCCGGATCGAAGTCCTTGTCGAATCGGATTCTCCTTCTTGCGGCCCTCTCCGAG GGAACCACTGTGGTGGACAACTTGCTGAACAGTGATGACGTTCGTTATATGCTTGCTGCTCTTAAAACCCTTGGCCTCTCTGTGGAGGATGATGCTGAAACTAAGAGATCAATTGTTATCGGGTGCGCCGGGCATTTCCCGGCGGGTAAAGCTTCCAGCGATGAAGTTAAACTTTTTTTAGGGAATGCTGGCACTGCAATGCGGCCACTGACAGCAGCTGTTACTGCTGCTGGTGGAAATGCAAG TTATGTTCTTGACGGGGTTCCTAGAATGAGGGAAAGACCCATAGGGGACTTAGTTGATGGATTGAAGCAGCTTGGTGCAGATGTTGATTGTTTCTTGGGCACCAATTGTCCTCCTGTTCGTGTGAACGCAAAGGGAGGTCTTCCGGGAGGCAAG GTGAAACTCTCTGGATCAATTAGCAGCCAGTACTTGTCCGCTTTGCTCATGGCAGCTCCCTTAGCTCAAGGAGATGTCGAGATTGAGATCATTGATAAGCTCATTTCGATTCCATATGTTGAAATGACTTTAAAATTGATGGAACGCTTTGGAGTGAAGGTGGAGCATTCTGACAACTGGGAGAGATTCTTCATCAAGGGTGCTCAGAAGTACAA GTCTCCTGGAAATGCATATGTCGAAGGTGATGCATCGAGTGCTAGTTATTTCTTAGCAGGTGCTGCAGTCACTGGTGGTACTGTCACCGTAGAAGGTTGCGGAACTACCAGTCTCCAG GGCGATGTTAAATTTGCCGAAGTTCTTGAGAAAATGGGAGCAAAGGTTTCGTGGACGGAGAATACTGTAACTGTTACTGGTCCGCCACGGGATCCTTCTAAGAAGCATTTGCGTGGTATCGATGTCAACATGAACAAGATGCCTGATGTAGCCATGACCCTTGCCGTCGTTGCACTGTTTGCTGATGGTCCTACAGCCATAAGAGATG TGGCTTCATGGAGGGTAAAGGAGACCGAAAGGATGATAGCCATTTGCACAGAACTTCGAAAG CTGGGAGCAACAGTGGAAGAAGGCCCTGATTATTGCATCATTACTCCCCCGGAAAAGTTGAACGTAACTGCAATTGATACATATGATGATCACAGGATGGCGATGGCATTCTCCATAGCAGCCTGCAGCGATGTTCCTGTAACTATCAATGACCCAGGTTGCACGCGAAAGACCTTCCCTGACTATTTCGATGTCTTGCAAAGGTTTTCGAAGAACTGA
- the LOC122053370 gene encoding uncharacterized protein C119.09c-like codes for MAMLYVQTVQPTDLNKNTEWFMYPGVWTIYILILFFYWLLVLSVFGCSPGMAWTVVNLSHFAVTYYFFHWEKGTPFADDQGIYNNLTWWEQIDNGKQLTRNRKFMIVVPVVLYLIASHTTNYHHPMLFLNTLAVAILVIAKFPNMHKVRIFGING; via the exons ATGGCGATGCTCTACGTGCAGACGGTGCAGCCGACGGATCTGAATAAGAACACGGAGTGGTTCATGTACCCTGGAGTCTGGACCATCTACATActcatcctcttcttctactGGCTCCTAGTGCTCTCCGTCTTCGGCTGCTCGCCCGGCATGGCCTGGACCGTCGTCAACCTCTCCCACTTTGCG GTTACGTATTACTTCTTCCATTGGGAAAAGGGGACTCCATTCGCCGATGACCAGGGTATCTACAATAATTTGACATGGTGGGAGCAAATAGATAATGGGAAGCAACTCACACGTAACAGGAAATTTATGATTGTTGTACCTGTTGTCCT ATACTTGATTGCCTCGCATACTACTAATTACCATCATCCAATGCTTTTCTTGAACACGCTCGCGGTGGCAATTTTGGTTATTGCCAAGTTCCCCAACATGCATAAGGTCCGAATCTTCGGAATCAATGGATGA